The Lacipirellula parvula genome window below encodes:
- a CDS encoding aspartyl protease family protein has protein sequence MKFNYRRYRVQYADGAGPATVYRPVVPLAIHGPRAMVRRMALVDTGADFTLLPSSLGQELGVAFDAQNMIELTGIGEAVISASPATVAFELRQGEETVRWQGRAYFADQDYLLLGNEGFLEQFRATFDWSQKMLELLPNG, from the coding sequence ATGAAGTTCAACTATCGTCGTTACCGAGTCCAATATGCTGACGGCGCCGGACCGGCGACCGTCTACAGACCGGTCGTTCCGCTCGCCATCCACGGCCCGCGAGCGATGGTGCGGCGGATGGCGCTAGTCGACACCGGGGCTGACTTCACCCTGCTGCCGTCGAGTTTAGGCCAGGAACTTGGAGTGGCGTTCGATGCTCAAAATATGATTGAGCTAACGGGCATTGGCGAAGCGGTGATTTCGGCTTCGCCGGCAACGGTAGCATTCGAGCTCCGCCAAGGGGAAGAGACAGTCCGTTGGCAAGGCCGCGCTTACTTCGCAGATCAGGACTATCTGCTGCTCGGCAATGAAGGATTCTTGGAGCAATTCAGAGCGACGTTTGATTGGTCGCAGAAGATGCTTGAGCTCCTCCCCAACGGTTGA